In the Melanotaenia boesemani isolate fMelBoe1 chromosome 14, fMelBoe1.pri, whole genome shotgun sequence genome, GTCTCCATAGGGGAGGAAACTGTCGACGCCCGCTCGCCTAATTTCGCTTTACTCTCTCTAATGAACGAGGGGCCCATGGGACCGACTCTGGCCCGAGGCGGTAAGCTGACACTGGCGCGCTGTGTGTGGTATCCAGGGCCGAGCTTGATGGAAAAAGCCTGCTTCCACTCATGTCAAAGTCATTTACTCAGAGCAACCCCCCGCTTACACACGCATGGTAAAGACCACCACCTCTCCATCTCTCACACTCCTCGCCCCAGCCCGGCACAGcgacagtttgtttttgttatcctCTGGACCATTTTGGAAGGAAATTATGagcaaaataatacaaataatacaCGACTGTGCGTTTTTCATTGCTTCACATTGATCTTCTTGAGTATATTAGATCATATAGGCCCATGTTAATGTTTTGGGACATCATACGATCAGGACCTTTTGCACATATTGTGGTGGTTTATTCGTGTCAGGAAAGTTTATGTTCTGTGGCACATCGGGCTGAAATCGCAGTTTTATATAAAGGCAATCGGGGGCGAATAGCTCGTTTTTTAACTTGTGTGGCTGGCGTGTGGCGCTGTTGATTGGGATGTCTGGTTTGATAGATGGCTTAATTGCGTGTAGTCCGAGTTTGGAGAAAAGCGGTGGGAGGGATGAAAGAAGACGAGGAGCGGAGAGTGTGGGGCTCTAAACCTGCTAAGAACGGTAAGTAGACTTGAGCCAAGTTTTTGCATGAGGGTGGGAGGGAGGTGATTCTATTCGTCACTGATCTCAGGGAGATTTCAGGCACAGAGTGCGGATGAGGAGaaagggtgggggtgggggtggtcTCGCAAAAGGAGAAAAGATTTATGAAATGATAAGTGGCTGGGCTTTGTTTGTCTGGACTCTTACGCGCAATAAGTCTAAAGGTTTTCGTGTTTCCTCCACTTGAGGGATTATTAAGGCGGTCGATGCCGACCTGGCGCGTCACACAGCGCCACTTAGCGCCGGCCTGACACCCAGTGGAGCCCCTGTGTTGCGCTACAGCTCCGGACACTCAGTCTCCAGTGGATAACCAGCTCCCCCCactctcttttcctcttcctctctctgtcaGTGCGTACCCGCCGTGCGTTTTGCCTGCGTCAAAGCAGCACCGTGCGTAATGGGAGAGTCGTGCGTAACTGGAGACAGATTTCACTCCATTTTGCGCCAGGATTCTGGGGACCACTGGTGGTGTAACGCTCACTTGCAACGACACTGACCACTGAAACTCGACATATTTCTTCTCTGAAACACCTCACAGCTCGtctttttccctccctctcctctctctaCGCCAGCTGTACGTCAGAGCTGACATGACGACCGAGACccctcagcagcagctggaCCCTCCGCCTCCTCTGAGATCCAGCCCGGCGTCCGGCGTACTGCACCCCGCCATGCTAAGCCCACAAGCCGCTACAGAAAGTTCGCCCACAGCCGTCAAAGGAAAGAAGACGAGCTCCGGATTAAGGCGACCGGAAAAGCCACCGTACTCCTACATCGCTCTCATAGTTATGGCCATCCAGAGCTCGCCCACCAAACGCCTGACACTCAGTGAGATCTACCAGTTCCTTCAGGCTCGCTTCCCTTTCTTCAGAGGTTCCTATCAGGGCTGGAAGAATTCAGTCCGGCATAATCTTTCGCTCAACGAGTGCTTCATCAAGCTGCCCAAAGGACTGGGAAGGCCAGGGAAAGGCCATTACTGGACCATCGATCCGGGCAGTGAATTCATGTTCGAGGAGGGCTCGTTTCGTCGCAGACCTAGAGGCTTCAGAAGAAAATGTCAAGCTCTGAAGCCCATGTATCGGATGATGAATGGTATAGGCTTCGGCGCCTCCATCCTCCCGCAGAGCTTTGACTTCCAATCTCCATCCGCCACCCTCGCCTGCCATAGCAGCAGCTATAACTTGGACATGATGAGTAATTCAATGGCTGGTGGGTATGACGGCTTGAGCGGCGGCCACCACGTACCACATATGTCCCCGAGCCCTGGCTCCACATATATGGCGAGTTGCCCCGTGCCTCCCAACGGGGAGTACGGGCCGGACAGCAGTAGCAGTCCCGTACCTTCCTCTCCGGCCATGGCCAGCGCGCTGGACGGCCACTCCCCATACGCCAGTACATCCGCACACTGGGCGTCCTCCGGCGGGTCCCACTACATCAAACAGCAGCCTCTAGCCTCCAGTAGTACAGCATCCTCTGGTTTACATTCCGGCATGTCGCCTTATTCCCTGGAGCAGAGTTATCTCCACCAGAACGGCAGGGACAGCCACTCCACTGACATATCAGGTACCACAAACCAGCTCTGGcccaaaaccaaaacacatcGAAGATTTACAAATTATCGGAAATTCAATATTTCGTTTATATTTACAGGACAAGCAGACCTAAATTTCTATTTCTGTAAAATACTGTTTGAATCTGCTGCAGAAACCTGTCTCTTGTTTAAACGTTTTCCAAGCGAAAATGTTAGATTTAAGACTGTAAAATGACTGTATTACACAATTTAGAATTATTAAAAGGCAAAATAGTGCCAGAGAGTTATGTTGCGTGATCATGCTGGCAAGATAATAGAtttacaatttattaatttgaaCATTAGATTAGTTTCTTCtaatattatttctgtttaagtGTTTTACTGGTCTCTAAGAGTTTGCCGCAAAAAAGGAAACctaaatacatatatttttaaataaattatgaattTGAACTGAATGATTATTAAATTATAACTTAAAACCCACGCAGGTTGATACAtaacttctttatttaaattatctgcagctttcaaaatgaaaatttcctgctaaatttaaaaagtgaaacgTGACTTGCATCATCCATATTTTGCAGGATTTCCTTCGTCACAGGATATTTTGcctaattaataaataaagcaaagcaGTTTTGCATTTTACTCCACCTCCCCAGTTCACCCTCATTGACTTTAACAGAACACAGTGGGGCTTTACTAAAGTCTGGGGATTTCACGGAGGCGAGTAACCCATGCTGGAGCCTGAAAGGGTCCCAGAGGTTAACTAAACAAAGACTGTGCAGGTCGGACCACACCGGCGGTGGATTGCAACCTCTGCGTATCCACAAGAGACGGAAGGCCTTGTTAAACTTTAACGGAGCGTCTTAATTGAGCCTCAGCGAAGAAAAAGTGTGCCGGAGTGCACACAACAGGCTCGGATACAGTAGTGTCAGTCAAataggagagagagagagagagagagtgtgtgtgtgtgtatgtgtgtgtgcgtgtgtgtgtgtgtgtgtgtgtgttatgtctGTGAAAACGGGAACGGAGCAGAAAGCCGTGGCCCGGAGGATAAAGCCTGCTGTCTTCCCCTGAATAACAGTCACATCTGGAGTCCTTATGACCCCGAGGAAGCCTCCTCGTTTCTGTTTTTGGAACAGAGGCTCACTtactaaacacaaaaatgacGCTCAGTGAACAAGAAGTAACGTTTGCGTTTGTCAAACGGGATTTGGCACAAACAGCTTATTTATATCCGctgcaaacacaaataaaaatgaacaaaagcagCGGGTTGTTCCTGTGAATAAAGGGACAAAATTACTATTAAACAATTTTcgaattttcatttttttaataaataaattaagcatTAATGAATACAAATTTTCTAGGAACATTTTTTGTGCaaaatgtgcatgtttgaaGCGGATTTTATTGAACtttataaatgattatttttgtaTATGGCCTATTTATAAACAGGAACAGAGAGAATACAACATTATTaggttattaaataaataaggctTTTCaggtttaattttgttaataaattaCACTTAAAACGCGAACAATATCAACCAACAGTGTTTGCGCAATATATTTGAATGTATATCTGCTTTTGCGTTCTCGTACTCTAGAACTGATATTTTTTCCTGACCTGTTTGTGCGCACATATTAAAActtctccttcttttcttcCCACAGTGGGTATTCCACGCTATCAGAGCCATTCCTCGGTGTGTGACAGGAAGGATTTTGTGTTGAACTTTAACGGCATCTCCTCCTTCCACCCTTCGGCTGGAGGATCCTActatcatcaccaccaccatcatccccaGAGTGTCTGTCAGGACATCAAACCGTGCGTGATGTGAGCTCTCGTGTCTCAGCGGACTTCAAACAAGACAAACACCGACGGTCACCGTGAAACTGCAGGTCCGTCACATCTGAGCAAACAAGCGGacagtttttttcctcttatattttgtatttttgaagGATTCATACCAGGATGCATGGTGGTGTCCTCTTTCACGTTTGCATCTTATAGGCAGCCAGaaacagccttttttttctttttacttttttaacagGACTTGAGAAAGCTGCATTGAaggaaatgaatgaagaaaCCCCAGAGGCCTTTAGCAAAAACCACTTTGCCTTTACGAACCTTGACAAGCTTTCTTCTTTAAAAGAAGTTTGATAAACACgacattttaatgtttgctCTTGTAACACGTGCAAACAATTTATATTCCATGTAACTATGTTTGTATGATATTAGTAATACACACACAACGCTTTAGGCTTACTGAACTGCAACAAACCTTGCACTTATTGtataactctttttttttctctctgtaaaaGATCAATAAAGCTGATATATATTTTAGGCTACATTCATTTAGACTTCTTTCTGCACAAAGATGTTTGTTATGTGGGTTTGCACAACACTGAATACAGCAGAAAGACATAATTCTGGCGttatataaaaatttaaataaatttatatttgatCTCAATTTAACTTAAACTTGCAGAATTAAAATCGGACCGTAATTTTGGTTCATATATGCTCACTAAGACATACTAATTGATTAAATGACAGAAAGTGATCAAATCTGCTGCTTAGTCAGTATTTAAATCCTGCAGTTAATACTTGTACTTTTAGGGCTTATATGCAGATATTTCTTTCATATGAGGTGGTTTTAggttatcattttatttaaaggacCCGTTTGTTTGTTATAACACAGGCCTCTGCATTTTGAATTTGTATTATTCTCAGAAATCATGTGATTTTAGCAAATATTTCGTAATATATTGACAGTTCTGTGCAAATACTCATTTTAACTCTTTTTCTTCTGGGTAAAGATAActattaaactttcttttctgcttttaagaaaatatacaaCTTAAggaatatttaaatattcagaGTAATTTACATCGTAAATAGGGAATAattgaaatgatttttattttggattCCAAAGGGAGACTCTACTAGTGCTGGCAGGAATATGAAGATCTTTACATGCAACATAGCAATGCCactatttaaaaacacttcacTTTTTGATTGAGGGTGATATTCAATTTAAGTAAAAGctcatattaaattatttttgtttagttttttaataaagtCGGTACAATATTATCTACAACACAatcttaatttaaattttatatgtCTGGGTTATCATCACATCATAACCATGTAAACATCATGTTAATGTTGTAAGTGGTTAATGTGAAGTTAATTTTGATCCTTGAAGTAGTTCTATCTAAAAGCTGAATTCATATTTTATGAGTTGGTCATCTGTTCTTCCAAAGTGAGTCCAGTTGTGAAACAATTACAGCGTACAGAGTAAAAAGGAACAATGCTGAATTGAAATAAAGATTGAgtaaaagtacattaaaattgCCACTGTCCAGCCTTTCTTAGTTACTTTCTACCAACAGGGTGTTGACCGAAAAGACTATAGAGAAAAAGCTTTTCcccaaaattaagaaaaatcaGCTACAAAAGGCGACCATTTGTAGACCACATGATGTCCACTTTAAGTTTGAGGCTGCAAAGAGGGAATATGTTTCACAGCCACCTCCAATCTGAGCTCACAGTCTTTTTGGCACCATGAAGCGGCTCTTTTCTATGTGGACTTCAAGGGGCTGTCAACATCTGCAGACGCcacataaacaaatgaaacaacagGGCTAGAGTGGATGGAAATGCAACAACGCAGTATTTTTAGTGCTCAGTAAACAGATCAGGCTGACACGGAGCTGCCTCATCACACAAACTCAAAGCAGACTTGGGCAGTTTTGTCTACATGGCTTTTGGTCAAAGCATCACATATGTTACACAGGTATGCAGATGGTTTAGAGGTTGCAGGGCGTTTTTTCAGGACACCGACATCATCACTTGTTTACAACATCTGGGAAAATGGTTTTCCCTGTTATAAATAAACTACACAATGATTGTCTGAGTTGTTGATGTGTTGGAGTTCACTTCATTCAGCAATGATCACACAACGTGTTTAAGATATTATAAGTTCTGGTATGTTCCTGCTGTGTGTTATAATGATTAAGGCGAGATCAGGTTGAAATTATACAGCAATCTGCATTAGGTTTGAGTCAGTGAGAGAGCATGGGAGGACTGActgctggtttttcctgttctgTTGCTCTTAACTCATCAGCAGCCACGTatccaaaaggaaaaaatgaatatttttaactGGACATTAAATTCCCTTTTGATTTCCTTTGTGCAACCCTCCATGATGAGAAACACGCTGGCTCTGCAGCTGTTGGAGGTCCTGTGCTTAAGATATGCTGGTGTACACCGCCATCTAGTGGTTGAGACTAGCACAAAGCCATGACTGCTGCAGAAGTTGACAGTTAAGGAGTGGGAGACATGAGGTGAAAAATTACTATGACTTTATTTACGTTTAAAGTAGATTGAATCATAGAAACTAAAATGAGATTTTGTAACTATGGTAAAGCAGCAGTGAAAACAGTTTCACTCAGAGACTTCATGCTTTGGAGTCTTCTATTTATTGACATGTGCAAACTCAAAGTTGAGCCTGGGATTTACATTAATGCAGCATGTTCAAGAGATGCATACACTTTTTGCAGCATAAACAGAACACTGAACTCAGTCTGTACTTATAATGTTGTCACACTAAAATGGGCAGAGATCCACCACAATATAAAATCCATGGACATGTAAACCAAAGAACACTGTTCATTATATTGCAATGCAATGTTGTGTTGCAAAAATACCAGCACCACCTACACTTGAAAGAGGATTTCCAGCTTTACCCAGATAGACGGTGGGGGGCCctgcattaattatttaaaaagggcTTTACATGACTCAGTATGAGGTGTTTATTTGGCCTTCACACTCCCCAGTTACCAATCTCCTATGATCTGATGCAAACCAATCCACACACAATACTCCATCCGGCAACCCACTGTGCAGAAAGGACTTCTGCAAGCTTCtgcattttagtttagtttttactaaATCAACAATAATGGTTTCTAATATATCATTGTTCATCTCagattgcatttattttaaaagtctgtTAAGGACCACACAATCTTTTATTGCTCTCTGGtgcataaaaccttagaaatgaaagattttcttgttttaccATCCCAGTATCAGATGCAGGGCAGTAGTAGTAATTGGTAACTAAAGATCAGAATTGATAAACACTGCTGTAGGGCATGCTCACAAGTTTTTTCTCTACACACTGACTGCTGCTTGGTGGCAGGATAAGGAGTAGTCATAATGTTAGTaagttgttgttattttaagcAGTGCAAAGGAAATTATTCATCCATTTGCACATAAATGGTTCCATGTTTATTGTTGAGCATATTTTGACAGTGCGTGTATGTGAAAAGTAGCAAAGACTGACCGAAAACTGCCCCTGAGTTTCATGAATAATCACAACTTCAGAAGAGATACAGATATTGGATTTTACAATCCCAGATCCACTCTTGCAtctacaaataattaaaaatatgtctGTAATACACAGGTAAAAGAAAATCCCATACATGCACAAagatacaaactccacacagaaaggccccagcTGAGATTCAATGAGGAAACTTGGCATCGAAGCAACCAGGCTAAGCATCCACTGTGCTGCCCAGTCTGTGAAAATGTAACATTAATAGTATTAGAATATCAGCTGATTAAGATTAaagtttgttcttgtgtttgcaTCTCCCCAACATTCGACAGCATATCTAGATTTAATCCAAACCGCCAGAAACTTTCTATGAAATCATGCAAGAGCTAAAGTCATCTCCCTGCTCTAATGACACCCTACCTACAACCttctttaaaagtgtttttagctGCATGCTGTCTGAACTTCTGCAAGTAGTCAACATCTCTCTTTTGACAGCTTTTTTCCATAAAACCTGAAAACCGCAATGATCACACCACTGCTGAAAAAGAGCATTTTGGACAcatcaataataaataaatacatgcacGTCTCAAACCTCTAATTTTTaggtaaaataatttaaaaacctgtttatcaacagcttaataaattcttgacattaaacatttgttttcagtcaGGATCTGGACCACACCACCCCGGTTGAAGTATTAAACCACTTCCATTTGAACACAGATAGGGGCAGAagtttggttttggttctgttagATCTTGGTGCTGCTTTAGACACAGAAGACCAGAACATCCCATTAGACCAACTGGAAAATTGTGTTGGAATCTCCGTTCCAGTCTGGAGACATCTGAACTGGTTACAATCCTACTTGAAACTACTTTGTATTAACTGTTAACAACAGATTAACTCAAACAAAGATGACATGAAATTCCCTACGGCTCCATCTTGGGCCCCTTATCGTTCAGCATCTATATGCTCCCACAGttcatggaaacaaacaaaatatcttACCATgcttatgctgatgacactcagcCCTTCCTGCTAACGCTGCCTCAATCAAATCAATATGTGGATGCGGTGGCTCAGTTTTTTATAGCTAATGTAATGCACTTAAAGttatcctgtacatgaaatgtgctatacaaataaacttgtccTGCCATGTGGAAGCTTCATGTTCTATTACAAAAATACAGGTATGGAAAGTTTGTGTCACCAAAAGCTTTTCTTGCAGCAAAGATAGCATCAAGATGCAAGAAGAAGATCAGCAGGAAACATGAGTTTGATTTAAACTGTGACTATTCGGAAAATTGCAGGTACGCATCACTGCATTATAGAAGTCAGTAAGTTTTTGACATGAACTGTTGATAATGAACTTGAACTACTTGTTCATGTTAAAATGTCCTTGTTGAAGTCTTGCAGTGTTATCTTCTATCTTTCTTTAGGACAGAGTTATACTGGATCGTGActcatattaatattaatattaataataataacaacaataataataataataataatcttcatcatcatcatctcatgTTGTGGttaaattttctatttatgAAAGCACCATTAATGCAACATGTGCTACCAATCAGACATCAGATTTGCTTTCCATACAGGATTTAGAGTATTTCTGTGGGTATTACAACAGCATGGCCTTGTAGCCACTAAAGTGACCTTTCTGTAGTCCAGATCTTTAACCTCCTGAAAACATTTGGTATTATGAAATGGGAAATACAAGTAAGGAGACCCTGAACTGCTGAGCAAGTTTTTAAAAGCTGTATCACTTAGTAACAGAACCCAACAGAATAAACTTAATTATCTGTAATTCTGTCACTTTTCATCTTCCCCATCAAGTATAAATATTAGTAGTTCAGCACTTCAGTTCATAAGCAAATGCTTAGAGAACTAATGACatctccattaaaaaaaacatgtacaacTGTTGTCAGTCTTAAGATCAAAGTACCATTGAGTATCAAAGAACTTGTTGCATTACAGAAGTTTTGGTCTTATAATCAAAAAGGTGCATTGTCACGAaacatgatgaagaaaaaaCCTCCGACTGATCAACTAGTTTAAATGAGTGGAAAATACAGAGAATCTCAACTTCATGGGCTGTCAGTTTGGAAGTAGCCTACTGCTTTTactatttgttattttgttgtttttatgtaccCAAGTACACACTTCTCATGGAAAATGGGATTTTCTTCCATTCTTCAAAGCAAAACTGCTCCAGCTGATCCAAGTCGGATGGGTTCTGCTGGTGTCCAGCAATCTTTATACCACCAAGTCTCAGATGGCTGCAGGGTCTGAGCTTTGACTTGGTCACATTtatgcagtgtttttattagCAGTATAATGACTGACCTGCTGGAAGGTGAACCTCCGCTTCCATCTTAAATTTCTGGAAGATTTAAACAGGTTTTTAAAGATTTCCCAATATTTAGCACCATCCATAAATCCTTCAATTCTGACCAGTTTCTCAGTCCCTGATGATGAAAAGCATCCCAAcatcatgatgctgccaccaccatgcttcactgttcTTGGGATGATTAGAGATGTTGGGTCTGTGCCAAATGCAGTGTTTGCTCTTGATATCTGAGGCATCGTCAGACCCCatataaatgagctgtgcccCAGTACAGATGCTACGAttaattttcaacaataaatatttatcataaattaattcaGATAATTCAGACGGGAGAAGAGATATATTTCAACTCAAATGCACAAGAGCATTAATTCCAAATAGAGGATACGGATCAGGGGCACATTCTGTCACTGCATGTCACCGTGCACGAGCAGCAGGtgaactacacacacacagctctccCTTGTGTCGGAGGAGCTGTGAGCAGTTTGAGTTCTCGTAACGTCTCACAAAAAGAGCCAATTttacattatgtttttaaatgaaaccaaATTAGATGAGAATGAGGGAGGTAAGACCGTTTCAGGTTAGATATTCAACAGATATTTGCACTGGAGCGACCAGCGTCTCGTCTAGGGACCGTCAACAAATGACAGGCTTTCCGTGAAAAGGAAATTCTCATAAAGGACATAAAGcattattttcatattaaagAAAAGAGGTCTTCTgacataaaaagagagaaataacacatttgttttttgttgttgtttgtttgtttttttgttttgttttgttttgttttcatacagggtgtcaaatttttttaattgcttcaaattttaattgagattttaataatttttaaagaaaaacacaaaaaaaaaaaatccaatagctCCTGAACCAagtgacccagtcacttcaaaccaaagctgaattgaagcagatgcccatccagaaaagaaacaactcttttttattttcttaatcttttgtcatattttatattaatattattattaaaatatttaataattgcTATTGGaagccttttttctttaatgtcttCTAAACCAagtgacccagtcacttcaaaccacAGTTGAATTAGATGACCATCCAAACAAGACACAACTCTTTCTGATTTTCTTAAAGCTGAGTCACAGTCAAGTGATTGACCACTTTGTGGAATTGAAAAATAGGCAGTATGCTTTAATACtcagaaattaaacaaactgtttgGAATGAGTTGAACTATCACcctgaaaactaaataataaccaTTACTTTGGAATGTGTTTGAAGAGCGTTCTGACTTTTATGGCATTTAtgcttttgctgccatgttgaaagtgttcatgtttgttaaaataaatatgttcttaCACTCAATAATATCTCAATTAGTAGTTTTGGTAGGAATGTGGCAGTGGCAAggggcagtgtgtgtgtgtgtgtgtgtgtgtgtgtgtgtgtgtgtgtgtgtgtgtgtgtgtgtgtgtgtatttggcAGGGTACCAGTGCCCCAGTAGAGCTTT is a window encoding:
- the LOC121652521 gene encoding forkhead box protein F2-like; the encoded protein is MTTETPQQQLDPPPPLRSSPASGVLHPAMLSPQAATESSPTAVKGKKTSSGLRRPEKPPYSYIALIVMAIQSSPTKRLTLSEIYQFLQARFPFFRGSYQGWKNSVRHNLSLNECFIKLPKGLGRPGKGHYWTIDPGSEFMFEEGSFRRRPRGFRRKCQALKPMYRMMNGIGFGASILPQSFDFQSPSATLACHSSSYNLDMMSNSMAGGYDGLSGGHHVPHMSPSPGSTYMASCPVPPNGEYGPDSSSSPVPSSPAMASALDGHSPYASTSAHWASSGGSHYIKQQPLASSSTASSGLHSGMSPYSLEQSYLHQNGRDSHSTDISVGIPRYQSHSSVCDRKDFVLNFNGISSFHPSAGGSYYHHHHHHPQSVCQDIKPCVM